In one window of Fusobacteria bacterium ZRK30 DNA:
- a CDS encoding HU family DNA-binding protein: protein MTKKEFVALFAERGNFESKAEAERKLDTFMTTVEEVLLNGDEVNFIGWGKFEVVARAERKGRNPKTGEEITIPAKKAVKFKAGKKLNDKMN from the coding sequence ATGACTAAAAAAGAATTCGTAGCATTATTTGCAGAGAGAGGAAATTTTGAATCTAAGGCAGAAGCTGAAAGAAAATTAGATACGTTCATGACAACTGTTGAGGAAGTATTATTAAACGGAGATGAAGTTAACTTTATCGGATGGGGAAAATTTGAAGTAGTTGCAAGAGCTGAAAGAAAAGGAAGAAATCCTAAAACTGGTGAAGAGATCACTATTCCTGCTAAGAAAGCTGTTAAGTTTAAAGCTGGAAAAAAATTAAACGACAAGATGAACTAA